In Oceaniferula flava, the genomic window GATGCAGCGGCCTAAACAAGAAGGTCTCGGCGCGGCATTTGGTTCGGGTCTGACCGATCAAGCCTTTGGTGCCCGCACCACGGATGTTCTCCAGAAAGGCACGGTTTATCTCGGCACACTGTTTTTCGTGATCACCTTGGTGCTAGCCATCCTGATTGGTAAGCGTCAGAACGTGGATCACAACATGGCGGATGACTCCACGGATCCTACCGAGGAAGTGTTGCCCAATGTGCCTGCCGTCGATGATGAGGAAGCTCCTGTCACCATGCCTACCGATGGTGTGGATGTGCCAGCAGCTCCTGTGACTCCTCCGGCTGCACCGGCTCCTTCCGAGGAAGAGCCAGCCACGCCACCCGCCGCTCCCGCTGAGTCGGAAGCTGGTGGTGATCAATAATTTATCGTGGCGGAACCATCCAAGCCGGATGTTCTGAAGCCGGACGAAGTTCCGGCCTGGGCACGCGATGATGCGTTCCCTCTGAAACCCGATACCGCCGAGTATGGCGTCATCGATGCCAAGGGCGCAGTGCATCACGCCGCTGACGCCCGTGACTTGGCCGAAAAAGTAGGCGGTCTGAGGTCGGGAGTCGACTTGGTTTGGACCCCCGAGCATCCACGATTGGTGGTGCCTGAGGCCGTTCCTGCGCTACGCCAGGTGCTGCGCCAGCGCCAGGCAAAATTTGCCGACCAGGATGCCAGCGACGGCCAGCGCATGAGTCTTGTGTTTGGCGCGGCGGTGCTCTGGACCGGTTATGCGGCCTGGAGTAATTATGGGCGGAACTGGCACGCGCTGTATTCCAGCCAGCTCACGGGTCTGGCCGCGCTCTTGCTGCTGATGTTTGGGCTGCTGCCGCTTTACGAAAGTTGGAAAACCAGGCGAAAGCTGGCGAAAACCGAGCCATCCGACCTTGCCGAGGAAATCCCTGAAGCTCAATTCGATGCCTGGCTGCAGCGGAGGAAAGTTCCGGTGACTTACTTCCTGTTGGCTTGTTTGATCGCGGTGGGCTTGGCGCAGTTGTTCATCGACTGGGGTTCCACGGGGATGAAACCTTCCATCCTTCGCGCCGGATTGTTAAAAATGAAAGCGCTGAGCTACCCGGAGGTGGCTGATGCGGCCGCTCAGTGGCGACTGTTCACAGCGCCCTTGCTGCACGGCAATATCGTGCACCTGCTGATGAATGCGGGTGGGATTCTCTACCTTGGGCGACGCACCGAGACGCTGGCTCGCTGGCCGCATTTGCTCATTGTCATTGCCATGGCCTCGTGGATCGGTGGTTTGGCGTCGTTCTACTGGCTGCCTAAGTCGCCTGCCGTGGGCTCGTCCGGTGGCCTGATGGGCTTGCTTGGCTTCATGCTCGTTTTTGAAAAGATGCACATGCGTTTGGTGCCTCGTCCCGCTCAGCGGCGCTTGTTGGCTGGGATTTTCCTGATGGTGGTGATCGGTTTTCTGGGGATGAGCTTCATTGACAATGCGGCACATGCCGGTGGTCTGTTAGCTGGGATGGCATATGCCGCTATCGTCTTTCCGCGTTCCTCATCCTTCCATCGCCCGAATGCGATGACACGCGATAAATGGGTGGGGGCTCTTGTTGGGGTTTTGATTCTTGGCACCACCAGCTTTGCGATCTATCATGTGCTGCTTGGCTAGCGTTTGTTAGGAAAGGTGAAGCGTGTGAGAAAGTTGACACGCGGACTTGTCAAACGGCTGGCGACTGGCAATGAATACAGGTGCTGGCACACCGCCGGAACCATCGACGGAATCACTTATGTACGTAATCGGGATTGATACTGGCACCCAGGGGACAAAGGCCCTTGTTTTTGACCTCGAGAAGGCGGTTGTAGTGGCTCAGTCGTCTCAATCTTACGGTATGGTCGAGGGGCTGCCCGAGGGACACCGCGAGCAGGATCCGGCGCTGTGGATCAAGGCGGTGGATGCCACCGTGCGCGATTGTGTCAAGCAGCTCGGTTCGGAGGTTGCCCGCGTCGCCGCGATCGGTGTCAGTGGCCAGCAGCATGGATTGGTAGTGCTCGACGATGCCAACCGCATCATCCGCCCGGCCAAGCTGTGGTGTGACACCTCCACCACCGAGCAGTGCGATGAAATTTCCCGCGCTTTCGGTGGATCGCCCGGTCTGATCGAGCTAGCAGGCAACCCCATGCAGCCAGGCTACACCGCGTCCAAGATCCTGTGGCTGAAACAAAATGAGCCACAGAACTTCGGCAGGATCGAAACTGTCTTGCTGCCTCACGATTTTATCAATTACTGGCTAACCGGCGTTAAACGCATGGAGCCGGGCGATGCCTCGGGCACTGGCTTGTTCGATGTGCGCAACCGTTGCTGGAGCAAGGAAATGATCGATTTCATCGACCCGGTGTTGCATCGTGTGTTGCCGGAAATCGGTTCCTCCCGTGACGTGCTCGGGCCGATTCGTCCGGAGCTGGCCAAAGCCTGGGGGCTGGGCACCCACGTGCTTGTGAGTGCGGGCGGGGGAGATAACATGATGGGCGCCATCGGCACAGGCAATGTGAACCCGGGCCAAGTCACCGTGTCTCTCGGCACCAGCGGCACGGTCTACGGTGTCAGCGACAAGCCATTGATCGATCCCCAGGGCGAGGTCGCCGCATTCTGCGATTCCACCGATCAGTGGTTGCCGTTGGTCTGCTCGATGAATGCCACCGTTGTGACCGAGCTTGTTAGAAAACACTACGGGTGGGATCACGAGCAGATGGAGAAAGAGGTTGCCTCAGCTCCGATGGGGGCGGAGGGAATGATGATGCTGCCCTACCTGCAGGGCGAGCGCACACCGAGTTTGCCGGAAGGCTGCGGCGTGCTCCACGGCATGAATCTCACCAATTTCACCCCGGCCAATGTCATGCGCGCTGCGATGGAGGGTGTCAGTCTCAGCCTCGGCTACGGCATGCTACGGATGACCGAACTCGGTTTTGAGCCGACCTCAGTGCGACTCACCGGTGGCGGCGCGAAGAGTGCCACGTGGCGTCAGATTTTAGCCGATGTTTTCGGTCTCCCGGTGGTCGCCCTGAAAACAGATGAGGGTGCTGCGCTCGGTGCGGCACTGCAGGCGGCGGTCGGGTTTTTCGAGCACAGCGGTGAGTCCCTGAGCTACGATGAGATCATTAGCTACGCGGTGGTCCCCGATGAGGCAACCCAATGCGAGCCGGACGAGGAGCGGCATGAGTTCTATCAAAACCTGCTGGCCCAACAGCAGTATCTGGTAGAGACCCTGCATATTCCCGGTTTCCTCTAAGCCCCATTTTTTTAAGCAACGGTGAGTAAAGGATCGGATATCAGAGGCACTTGGAAACAGCGACTGGCTGGCAAGGTGGTCACGGTGTTGATTAAGCTGTTAGGCCTGACTTTGCGCTGCAAGTTGGAAGACCCGCATGGCGTCCGTGCGCTGGCCCAGCCAGGGGTGCCGGTCATCTGGGTGTTCTGGCATAATTGTCTGATTGCAGCGCCACTGAACAAAACCAAATTCAGCGGCAGCGCGCCAGCCAGTGCTCTCGCCAGCGCCAGCAAGGACGGCGCGGTGATCGAGTCGGTAGTGAGCAGCTTTGGAGTGAAAACCGTGCGCGGCTCAAGCTCCCGTCGCGGCGTCGCGGCCTTGATTGCTTTGAAAAAAGCGCTGAAAGCAGGCGAACAGCTCTTTGTCACTCCGGATGGTCCGCGTGGCCCGCGCTACCACTTGCAGCCGGGGATTGTGAAGCTGGCTCAGTCGTCCGGCGCTCCGGTGCTGCCGGTGAGATTCACCCATAGCTCCAGCTGGCGGGTGAAAAGTTGGGACCGTTTTCACATTCCCAAACCCTTCAGTCGTATCACCATTCACCTGGAAAAGCCGATCCAGGTTTCGGCGCGCATGGACGGAGAGGCATTTGAGCAATGTCGCAAGGGGATTGAGACAGCCCTGCGCCAAGGCGTGGATGATTTGCCGGAACTCTAACCGTCGGTGGTGGTGGGCATGGAAATGCGATACTTTTCTCAGTTTATTCTTTGCTGATAGGTCCCAATAGTTTTCCCTGATGACGTGAGCACAATCATCGATGGTAAAGCGGTAGCCGAAAAAGTCCTGGCCGAATGCGGTCAGCAAATTGAGGAGTTACAAACACGCGGCGTGGTTCCCGGCCTCGCCGTGGTTCTGGTCGGTGATGACCCTGCTTCAAAAGTTTACGTGGGCTCGAAAGTGCGCAAGTGCGCCGAGCTCGGCCTGCACTCCCGCAAGATTGAACTGCCTGCCGATGCCACCCATCAGCAGGTGCTGGATGTGGTGCATGAGCTGAATGCCGATCCCCAAATCCACGGTATCCTGGTGCAGTCGCCACCTCCGCCGCAGATCGATGAAGACGCCATTGTTAGGGCGATCGATCCCGCCAAGGACGTCGATGGATTTCATCCTGAAAATGTTGCGAAACTCGCACTGGAAGACAGCAGCGGCTATGTGCCCTGCACTCCGGCCGGCTGCATGCGCCTGCTCAAGGAGGCTGGTGTGGAAACTTCCGGCGCCGAGGCCGTGGTGATTGGTCGCAGCATGATTGTGGGCAAGCCCATGGCGCTGCTGCTGATGAGCAAGGAGGGCAATGCCACCGTCACCGTGGCGCACTCACGGACCAAGGACCTCGTCGAGGTGTGCCGTCGTGCGGATATTATTGTGGCAGCAATTGGTCGACCCGAATTCGTCACCGCCGACATGGTGAAAGACGGAGCCGTGGTGATCGATGTGGGTATCAACCGAGTCGAAGATGCTTCCGCCAAGCGCGGCTATCGTCTGGTCGGTGATGTTGCTTATGACGAGGTGGCACCGAAGTGCTCAGCCATCACTCCTGTTCCTGGCGGCGTGGGTCCAATGACCATCGCCATGCTGATTTCCAACACGATCAAAGCGGCGTGTCAGAGTCAGCGGGCTTAATTGCTATTGTCTAGAGGGGATGGGGCGCAAAGAGGAAATCTCGAAAAGTCTCTTTGCTGATCGCCCTAAACGGAACCCTCTCGACGAAGGGCTCAAGCCCTCCGTCATGAAGTGAATCTCTTGGTAGCTTAGCGGCTACTTGACAATCTCCCAGACCTCACAGATCTGGTTTTGGGTGTGATCCTCGGTGGAAAAACGGCTGGTCTGACCGAGGTAGACAGCCTTCACCTGCTGGCCGCTCTCTTTCATGGTGTTCACCACGGAGGCCACCGTGGTGGCGCGCTTGGCTGAGAGCTCGCGGTTGCTTTTTGCATCACCCGTTTTCGAGGCGTAACCGACCACCAAGAAAAAGGTGTCGGGGTCTTTCTTCGTGCTCAATGCCTGACGGATCAGAGCCTCGCGATCGAAGGTGATCTGCGATGAGCCGGTGGCAAATTCCTGACGCAGCACGATGCGGGCGTTCAGGGTGGTTCCGATGTTTTGGTAGGCTGCAGCCAGCTGTTGAGGGTTGGTGTTTTCCAATGTGCGCAGGCGCTCGAAAAGTGCGGCGGCCTCTGCTGGGAGATCCTTGTAGGATTCGATGAACAGTCGAGTGCGATCAAGCTGGGCACGGAGGCGTTGGATTTCATAACGCTGTTGATTGACCCTTGGGCGGAGCTGCTCGAGCTCGGCCACGACATCGCTGTATTTCTTCCGCTCTACGCTGTTCTTGGCATCTTCTCTGAGTGCGTTCACTTGCTGCTGGAGTTGTTTTTCCTTGGCAATGCTGACGTCGAGCATCTTGTTCAGGCTGGCGAGCTGTTCGTTGGTGGGACGTGACTGAAATTCGGTCAGTTGCTTGCGCAGCATGGCGGCCTGGTTTTCGGCGATTTTCAGATCGTTCTGCAAGCGAGTTACTTCAGCGCTAGCATTGCCGGCTTGAGCAAGCTCCTTCTGCAGGGTCGCGATTTGTGCATAGAGTTGCTGTGAGTTCTGAGAGTGGGCATTGAGTTCACTCTCGAGTTTGCGCATGGCGGCGTCTTTTTGTGCCAGCTCTTTTTCCCACTGACTGGTCAGGGCTGCGAGTGATACGGCATCGCGCTGGAGGCGATCGGCCATGCTGCGTGCGCTGTGTGCGCTTTCAGGCAGAGGTGCTTCACCGCGGCTCTGGCGGATGGCATTGGTGTCAGCGCGGAGTTGAGCATTACGGGCTTTAAGCTCCGTGAGGTCAGAAGAATCCTTTTTGCTGAACGGGCTCTGACCGTTCATGGAGAACATCAGCATGATAAACAGCAGAACCACGACGAGAATAATCAGCCCAGTTGTGAGGGCTGGGTTGGCTGCAGGTTTCGTCGCGACGACAGGGGCTGCTTGTTCGGGTGTGCTTGAGGTGGTTGATTCTTGGTTTTCCATGGTGGGAGGAAGTTGGTTCGAGAGGTGTGTGCTGGGGTTTAGCGTGTTTTGAGGGCGAGTGCAAGGTCGCTGTTTTTGGGGGCAATCGCGGCTTGTTTAAGCGTGGGCGAGCTTGAGGTTGGGGTTGATATCCTCATGTAAACTGGATTTTTTACCCCGCAGATGACTGTGTAAGGCGACGAAGCCAATCATCGCGGCGTTGTCGGTGGAGAGGGCGGGGGGCGCGATCAGCAGTTCGAGCCCATTTTGGTCGCAGGCCTCTTGCATCGCGTTGCGCAAGGTCTTGTTGCAAGAAACGCCGCCGGAAAGGGTGATGAGTTTTTCTCCGCATTGCGCAGCGGCGCGCAAGGTTTTGGTTACCAGCACATCAATGACCGCTTGTTGAAACGAGGCACAGAGGTCGGGGATCGCGTCCTTGGGAGCACGGCCCTGTTCGGGGTCGAGCTTTTCCAGCTGATAGAGCACCGCCGTTTTTAATCCTGAAAAGGAGAAGTCCAGGCCTTCCTTCATCATGGCGCGCGGAAAGTCGAAGGCGGTCGCTGATCCCTGATGAGCCTGTTTTTCGATCTCAGGGCCGCCAGGGTAGGGCAGGCCGAGCATTTTTCCTACCTTGTCGTAAGCCTCGCCCGCGGCATCGTCGCGGGTGCTTCCTAACAGCTTGTAATCGCCGAAGTCGCGCATGTGGATCAGCAGGGTGTGGCCGCCGGAGACGATCAGGGCGAGGTTCGACTTCAGTTCGGGAGCTTCCAGGAATGGCGACAGCAAATGTCCTTCCATGTGGTTGACTGAAATGAACGGTTTGCCGGTGGCCACGGAGAGTGACTTGGCGGTGGTATTGCCCACCAGTAGGGAGGAGGCCAAGCCGGGGCCGGCGGTGGCACCGAAGGCATCAATGTCGTGGATTTTCAACCCGGCATTGGCCAGCGCCAGTTCGATGAGGGGGCGCAGGTGCAGCGAGTGGTTTCTGCTGGCCAGCTCAGGCACCACACCGCCGAACTCGCGGTGGATGTCAATCTGGGAGGAAATCTCAGAGGCCAGGATCTCCAGCTGACCCGGCTCGTGGCGTAGGATCGCCACAGCGGTTTCGTCGCAGCTGGATTCGATGGCGAGGATCGTCGTCGGCATGGGGATTTTTTAAACAGGAAATCCGCAATGCACAGGATAATTTTGACCACAGGATGAGTTTAGCCGCGAAGCGGTCTTTACAAAAGCAGGCGGCTTTGGCAGAAACCGCGCCATGTCCGAGCTTCCCAAAGCCTATGAACCGCAAGCGGTTGAAAAAAACTGGTATGCCGCCTGGTTGGAAAACCAATGTTTCAGTGCCGACCCCTCATCGGAGAAGGAAGGTTACTCCATTGTCATCCCGCCCCCGAACGTCACCGGCATTCTGCACCTTGGACACGTTCTTAATAACACCATTCAAGACATTCTCTGCCGCCGCGCGCGTCAGCAGGGGAAAGAGGTGATGTGGCTGCCTGGCACCGATCACGCAGGGATTGCCACCCAGACGAAGGTGGAGCGACAGCTGCGCGACGAGGAAGGAAAGACCCGCCGCGACGTCGGACGTGAGGCATTTCTCGAACGCGTCTGGGACTGGAAGGACAAACACGGCGGCATCATCATTCAGCAGCTGAAACGTCTCGGTTGCTCCTGCGATTGGGAACGCGAGCGCTTCACCATGGACGAGGACTACTCGAGCCAAGTCTCCGAGGTGTTCACCAAGCTCTTCAACGACGGCCTGATCTACCGCGGCAAACGCATGGTCAACTGGTGTCCGGTTTCCCTGACCGCACTCTCTGACGAGGAGGTGATCTCCAAGCCTCAGAAATCCAAACTTTACTTCATGAAATACGAACTCGTCGATGCCCCCGGCGAGTTCCTGGAAATCTCCACCACCCGACCCGAAACCCTGATGGGCGATGTCGCTGTGGCGGTGAACCCGAAAGACGAACGCTACACCGATCTGATCGGGAAGAAAGTGCGCCGTCCGTTCCCTGCGGCTGAAATCCCCATCATCGCAGATGATCACGTGGATGTGGAGTTCGGCACCGGTGCCCTGAAAATCACTCCTGCCCACGACAAGGCGGACTTTGACATTGGTATGCGCCATGATCTGGAAATCATCGATACCTTGAATGCCGATGGCACGGTGAACTGCCCCGAGTGCCCGGACCTCGATGGTCTGGATCGCTTTGTCGCCCGTAAAAAAGCCGCGCAGAAGCTCGAGGAACTCGGCCTGCTGATCAAGGTGGAGGAGCACGACAACAACGTCGGCTACTCCGAGCGCGCTGATGTGCCGATCGAGCCGCGCATTTCCATGCAGTGGTTCCTGAAATACCCGGCCACGGAAGAAACCGCCGAGGCTGTGGCCAAGGGGGACATTCAATATCGTCCTGCCCGCTGGGCCAAAACTCACGCCAACTGGATGGACAACATTCAGGACTGGTGCATCAGCCGCCAGCTCTGGTGGGGGCACCAGATTCCGGTGTGGTATCGGAAGGAAAAATCCGAGGCCCTGCTCGCCGCCGAGTCGCTCGACGTGGCTGATCTCGAAGCTGGCGATATCTACGTCGGTGCCGAGCCACCGTCCGACCCGGAAAACTGGGTGCGCGATGAAGACGTGATGGACACCTGGTTCAGCTCATGGCTGTGGCCTTTTGCTACCATGTCGGAGGACGAGCAGAAGAAATTCTACCCCACCAGCGATCTGGTCACCGGTCCGGACATCATCTTCTTCTGGGTAGCCCGCATGATCATGGCCGGCTTCTACTTCAAGGATGAGATTCCGTTCAAAAACGTGTTCTTCACCTCCATCATCCGCGATATCAAAGGGCGGAAGATGAGCAAATCCTTGGGCAACTCACCGGATCCCATCGACCTGATGGACCAGTATGGTGCCGATGGCCTCCGTTTCGGATTGCTGCGCACCGCTCCTGTGGGGGCGGACGTTCGCTTTGACGAATCCTTGGTTGCCGAAGGTCGGAACTTTGCGAACAAGCTCTACAACGCCTGCCGCTTCCGCCAGATGCTGGACAGTGGTGCCAGCGAGATTCATGCTCAGCTCACCGAGGTCAGCGGACTGCGTCCGTATCACATCGATATCGCCCGCAAGCTCGACCAGCTCACGGCGGATCAGGAGAAGGCATACGGCGATTACAAGTTCAACGAAATTGGCCAGCAGCTCTATGACTTCCTCTGGAGTGAGTTCTGCGATAAATTCCTGGAGGCCGTGAAAGGTGACCTGCGCGAGTCTGCCAGCGAAGCGGCGCGGAACACCACCTTGGCCGTTTTCGATGCAGTGATGAGTCGCTACCTGCAATTGCTCCACCCCTACATGCCGCACATCACCGAAGAGCTGTCTGCCCGGATGGGATACGTTTCCGAAGGTGAGTTCCTGATGCAGAAAGAGCTCCCATCCACTCGTCTGATCGAGGGGCAGGAAGACGCTGCCAGCCGCGCCGATGCCGTCTACACCACGGCCGGTCGGATGCGCAACCTGAAGGCCGAATACAATGTGGCCGCCCGCAAGGATGTGAAATTCATCATCATCAAAGCCGAGCCATGGCTCGCGGATGAGTCGGATGTGCTGGGCCTGCTGGCTGGTGGTGAAATTGAAATTTGCGATAGCTACGATGCCCCCAAAGGAACTCCAGCCGCCGTCACCGATGTCGGTGAGGTCTACATGCCGCTGGAAGGCCTGATCGATGTGGAAGCTGAGAAAGCCCGACTCGACAAGGAGATCTCCAAGGTCGAAATCGAGGTGAAGAAATGCGACGGCAAACTTGGCAATGCCGCCTTTGTCGATAAAGCACCGGCGGCACTTGTCGATCGGGAAAAAGCACGCCGCGAGGAGTGGAGCCAGAAACTCAGTCAGCTGCAGGAAATGCGCAACGCCCTCTAACATAGACGACTGCAAACCGGGGGCACATCTTGCTTGTCACCCGGTATCAGTCAGCTAGCCTGCGAGCAGAATTCACGTTGATGCCCAAAATCGAGGACATACCCGCACTCCCCAGTGATGCTGCAGAGCTCTTGGAAGCCGTAGGCTATCTGGATGTGGCGGATCTTGCCGGTGCGGATCTGCATCAGCTCCATGCCGAGCTGGTCAAGGCGAATGAGAAGCTGCAGATTGCCGAGACCACACCTAGCGTAGCCGATCTCAAAAGTTGGCGTGGCGAACTCGGGGACGAAGCGGCCGCGGAAGAGAACTTTGCCGATGATGATGCGGACGAAGCTGAGACTTCGGAATCCGAAGCCAGCGAAGCAGCGCCCAAGCCTAGCGATCATCAAGGTGACCTTCATGTCATTGAGATGGAGGAGGGGGTGACCAACTTTGAAAACGAGCAGGAGGTCATCGACATGCTGCAAATGTCTCCCACCGCCGAGCCCTTGCCGGCAGCGTTGATCAAGGAGAACCGCTTAGCCGTTTCCGACATCCCCGAGGGCATTCTGCTCACCGCGTGGGAAGGCGAACTCGAGGTCAATGTCATGAACGCCAGCAAGCCGACTGAGGCTGAAAAGCGTGAAGCCGATGCCAAACGCACCGGACTGATGACCTCACGCATTCGAGGTTTTGACCAGGCCGACGCTCCTGACCATGTGGTGAAACCACTCGACCGAGGGAAGCCGAAAGATGTGGTTTCTGTCAGTAAGGACCTGAATTCCGGCATCGACCCCTCATCACGGCGTTTTGTCCGCGGTGTGCTGCACCCGAGTCCGGGGAACGTGAAAACTTCTGCCTTTTTCACCGCCGTGGTGCAAATTCTGTTGGTCGCCAACTTGATTGGAATCCCGTGGATGCTGATCCACGAATATCGCAGTGGCGTGGAAATGATGGGCTGGGTGATCGGTCTGTTTTCAGGGCTTGTGGTCGCTGCGCTCTGCTATCTTTTCTGGGGGCTGAGTGCACGTTGCCGCATCTGCAGTCAGCGCCAGTTTACTCCTAAAAAGTGCCTTAAGAATAAGAAAGCCCATCACATTCCTCTGATCGGCTACATCTTTCCCACCGCCTTGCACGCCTTATTCTACAAGTGGTTTTACTGCATTTACTGCGGCACGGCGATTCGCTTGAAAAAGTAGCAAACTACTCCCTTGCGTGAGAGTCCATGGTGATGGTCACCGGGCCATCGTTGACCAGGGAGACCTGCATATCGGCACCGAATTCTCCCCGGGCACAGGCTTTACCCAGCTCCTTTTCCGCTGTGGCGAGGAATTGCTCGTAAAGGGGGATCGCCACTTCGGGGCGGGCTGCTTTGATGAATGAGGGGCGGTTGCCTTTTTTCGTGCCTGCATGCAGAGTGAACTGACTGACAACTAACAACTCGCCATCAACATCCGTCAGACAGCGGTTCATTTTCCCTTCGTCGTCTGGAAAAATACGCATCTTGGTGATCTTGCCGACCAACCAGTCGATGTCCGTCTGACTGTCCTCGGGAACGATTCCTAACAAAATAAGAAAGCCGTGACCAATCTTGCCGGCAACTCGACCTTCGATGCTGACACTTGCTTCGGATACGCGTTGAATAACTACTCGCATGATGGATGGGATGGTGATGAATCGATAAACAGTCGCTTCTCTTTGCGTCTGAAATAACGATCTTGGGGAAGGTTGACTTTGGCGATGCTGCTGTCTTCGATCAATGACAGGCAGCGCGTGATGAGGTCGGAGCTGATCTCGGCCACCTGATGCTTTTGCAGATAATCGTGCACGGCCATCTGGCGCAGGGCGGGGGAGAGGGAGGCGAGGGTGGGCAAATAGAGTCGACCCTGCGGGTCTTCCAGCTCGTAGCCCTGCAAGACCTCTTGCAGCGATTGCTGGGTCGATTGCGCAATGGCGGCGGCGCGCACCAGTGCCGGTTTCACGTTTCTGCCCATGATGTCTTCTAACAAGGGTAGCGCCTCGTTACGCAAGCGGTTCCGCGTTGCCACCGCCTGGGCATTGCTGTGATCCTCGCGGTAGCTGATGTGCTGCTGCTGGATATATGCATCGATGTCACTGCGGGTGGTCTGCAACAGGGGCCGCAAGAATTGCAGGGAGACGCCATCGATTTCATGCTGTGATGCATGGTCCATGCCCTTCAGTCCGCCCGAGCCGCGCAGGAGGTTGAACAAAATGGTCTCCGCCTGGTCATCGGCATGATGCGCCAGCAAGACGCAGTGGCAATGGTGCTGCACGGCGCAGCGACTGAAAAACTGGTGCCGGGTATTGCGCGCCGCTAGCTCTATCGACTGCTGACGGCTTTCTGCCACTGAGGCCACATCCACGGAGGTCAGCTCGCAGGGGAGGTCGAACCTTTTTGCCAGGTCCTCGACCCATGCGGCGTCTTGCTCCGAGTCCGCCGCGCGCAGCCGATGGTTCACATGGCAAAGCACCAGCTTGTCATAGCCATGCTCGAGCAGGCTGTGCAACAAGGCGACGGAGTCCCGACCACCGGAAATGGCGAGCAGGAAGGTATCGCCTTTCGAGTGCGTGAGGAACTCGGGATGAAGAGGGAGCTTCACGTGCGATACGATAGAAAAGTCTCAATCACTTGTCGAGACGGAGCGATTAAGACGCGGCGGCAGCGGCTGCATCGCGGCATTTCTCGCAGCAGTAACGGCCGGATGCAGGTTCACATTTCTCGCAGCAGAAGTGTTGATCGTTGCAGGGTGGGTAGGCGCAGTTGACGTAGCGAGAGCTTTCCTCGCCACAGTGGATGCAGTGGCTGACGGTGCTCGGGTTGACGTGGTTGACGGGAACTCCCACGCGCTGGTCGAAGACGTAGCATTCGCCATCGTAATTCTCGCCGCGCGCTTCCGGGTCTTTGCCGTATTCGACGATGCCTCCCAAGAGCTGATTGACGTCCTCAAAACCTTCCTTCACCAGAAAACCACTGAACTTTTCACAGCGAATTCCACCGGTGCAGTAGGTTAGGATTTTTTTGCCATCGAGTTCCTCGCGGTGCTCTTTGATCCACTCGGGCAGCTCCTTGAAGTTGCCGATGTCCGGGCGGATGGCTCCTTTGAAATGCCCGAGATCGTATTCGTAATCATTGCGGGCATCGAGGATGACGGCCTCGGGGTTTTCCATTTCCTCTTTCCATTCCTTCGGCGTGAGGTGCTTGCCGGTGTATTCGTTCGGGGAAATATCCTCGTCGCCCAGGCCGAGGGTGACGATTTCATCGCGTGCCTTGACCGAGAGCTTGGGAAAGACGTGATCCTGCTCTTCATCGATCTTGAAGGTCATGGCTGCCGTGCGGGGATCGGCGTGCATGGCTTCGATGTAGGCCTCACAGGCGGACCTAGGGCCAGAGAGCGTGCCGTTGATGCCTTCCTTGGCGACGATGATGCGTCCGAAAAGTCCCAGCTCCTCGCATAAGGCACGCTGTTGATCACGATACAGTTCGGGATCCTCGATATCGGTGTAGAGATAATAAAGAAGAACAAGAAATGGTGGCTGCTCCATGGCTGTTGCTTAAGTCAAAATGAAACAGGGTGCAAGTATTTGAATTTATGCACGCTGAGGCGTCGAAGGCGACACAAAAAGGGACGCCGCATGTTCGTGCGGCGTCCCTGAATAATGAAAATGGATGGGCGGACTACTTTTTCTTTTTAGTCGCTTTTTTGGCCGTCTTCTTGGCGACCTTCTTCGTGGTTGTTTTCTTCTTAGCAACCTTCTTT contains:
- the secG gene encoding preprotein translocase subunit SecG; amino-acid sequence: MTPVIAANWLNISINLLLVIHVIVCLLLALVVLMQRPKQEGLGAAFGSGLTDQAFGARTTDVLQKGTVYLGTLFFVITLVLAILIGKRQNVDHNMADDSTDPTEEVLPNVPAVDDEEAPVTMPTDGVDVPAAPVTPPAAPAPSEEEPATPPAAPAESEAGGDQ
- a CDS encoding rhomboid family intramembrane serine protease, producing MAEPSKPDVLKPDEVPAWARDDAFPLKPDTAEYGVIDAKGAVHHAADARDLAEKVGGLRSGVDLVWTPEHPRLVVPEAVPALRQVLRQRQAKFADQDASDGQRMSLVFGAAVLWTGYAAWSNYGRNWHALYSSQLTGLAALLLLMFGLLPLYESWKTRRKLAKTEPSDLAEEIPEAQFDAWLQRRKVPVTYFLLACLIAVGLAQLFIDWGSTGMKPSILRAGLLKMKALSYPEVADAAAQWRLFTAPLLHGNIVHLLMNAGGILYLGRRTETLARWPHLLIVIAMASWIGGLASFYWLPKSPAVGSSGGLMGLLGFMLVFEKMHMRLVPRPAQRRLLAGIFLMVVIGFLGMSFIDNAAHAGGLLAGMAYAAIVFPRSSSFHRPNAMTRDKWVGALVGVLILGTTSFAIYHVLLG
- the xylB gene encoding xylulokinase, with the translated sequence MYVIGIDTGTQGTKALVFDLEKAVVVAQSSQSYGMVEGLPEGHREQDPALWIKAVDATVRDCVKQLGSEVARVAAIGVSGQQHGLVVLDDANRIIRPAKLWCDTSTTEQCDEISRAFGGSPGLIELAGNPMQPGYTASKILWLKQNEPQNFGRIETVLLPHDFINYWLTGVKRMEPGDASGTGLFDVRNRCWSKEMIDFIDPVLHRVLPEIGSSRDVLGPIRPELAKAWGLGTHVLVSAGGGDNMMGAIGTGNVNPGQVTVSLGTSGTVYGVSDKPLIDPQGEVAAFCDSTDQWLPLVCSMNATVVTELVRKHYGWDHEQMEKEVASAPMGAEGMMMLPYLQGERTPSLPEGCGVLHGMNLTNFTPANVMRAAMEGVSLSLGYGMLRMTELGFEPTSVRLTGGGAKSATWRQILADVFGLPVVALKTDEGAALGAALQAAVGFFEHSGESLSYDEIISYAVVPDEATQCEPDEERHEFYQNLLAQQQYLVETLHIPGFL
- a CDS encoding lysophospholipid acyltransferase family protein, whose product is MSKGSDIRGTWKQRLAGKVVTVLIKLLGLTLRCKLEDPHGVRALAQPGVPVIWVFWHNCLIAAPLNKTKFSGSAPASALASASKDGAVIESVVSSFGVKTVRGSSSRRGVAALIALKKALKAGEQLFVTPDGPRGPRYHLQPGIVKLAQSSGAPVLPVRFTHSSSWRVKSWDRFHIPKPFSRITIHLEKPIQVSARMDGEAFEQCRKGIETALRQGVDDLPEL
- the folD gene encoding bifunctional methylenetetrahydrofolate dehydrogenase/methenyltetrahydrofolate cyclohydrolase FolD, with protein sequence MSTIIDGKAVAEKVLAECGQQIEELQTRGVVPGLAVVLVGDDPASKVYVGSKVRKCAELGLHSRKIELPADATHQQVLDVVHELNADPQIHGILVQSPPPPQIDEDAIVRAIDPAKDVDGFHPENVAKLALEDSSGYVPCTPAGCMRLLKEAGVETSGAEAVVIGRSMIVGKPMALLLMSKEGNATVTVAHSRTKDLVEVCRRADIIVAAIGRPEFVTADMVKDGAVVIDVGINRVEDASAKRGYRLVGDVAYDEVAPKCSAITPVPGGVGPMTIAMLISNTIKAACQSQRA